DNA from Candidatus Hydrogenedentota bacterium:
AAATCCCAGAAACCGCGCCAGGTAGTGGGACAATAGACGGGATGATACGGCCGTTCGTTCGCCGGGCCCAGCCAGAGATTCCAGTCCAGGGTTTCGGGAACGGGCGGCCTTTCCTTCGGACGCGCCATGACCGGAAAATCGGACCAGGGATCGCCCCCGACGGGACGGTCGCTCCATGCATACACTTCACGCACCTTGCCCAGGACTCCGGCCCGCACCCACTCGCGAAGACGGCGGATCTCCTCGGAGGAATGTCCCTGGTTGCCCATCTGGGTCTGCAGGCCGGTCTGACGCGCCGTCTCGGTCAGTTTTCGCACCTCATAGATACTGTGCGCGAGCGGTTTCTGGCAATAGAGGTGTTTGCCGGCGCGCATCACGGCCATGGCAGCCACGGCATGAGTGTGATCGGGGGTGGCTACGATAACCGCATCGACATTCTGATGCTCCTTATCGAGCATAACGCGGAAATCGCGGTAGCGGCTCGCTTTTGGAAACTCTTTGT
Protein-coding regions in this window:
- a CDS encoding Gfo/Idh/MocA family oxidoreductase; protein product: MSHISRRRFLKTTSGALAATAGLSVHAARVNTAQVVPGRVSPNERLNIAAIGVGGMGQANIRACSSENIVALCDVDDERAAGTYKEFPKASRYRDFRVMLDKEHQNVDAVIVATPDHTHAVAAMAVMRAGKHLYCQKPLAHSIYEVRKLTETARQTGLQTQMGNQGHSSEEIRRLREWVRAGVLGKVREVYAWSDRPVGGDPWSDFPVMARPKERPPVPETLDWNLWLGPANERPYHPVYCPTTWRGFWD